GCATCCGCACCGGCCTCACCAAGGTCGGCTTCCCCGGCGCACCGATGGGCATGAGCCAGGAAGATCCCTCGATCGGCGGCCTATTGAAGAACCTGGGCTATGCCACGGGCCAGTTCGGCAAGAACCACGTCGGCGACCGCAATGAAACCCTGCCCACGGTGAACGGCTTCGACGAGTTCCTGGGCAACCTGTACCACCTGAATGCGGAAGAAGAGCCGGAGCTACCGGATTACCCGAAGGATCCCGCGTACATCAAGGCGTACGGTCCGCGCGGCGTGCTCCACTGCAAGGCGACCAGCAAGGATGACAAGACCGAGGATCCGCGTTTCGGTGTCGTCGGCAAGCAGACCATCAAGGATACGGGCCCGCTGACGAAGAAGCGGATGGAAACGATCGATGATGAGACCTCGAAGGCCGCCATCGATTTCATCACCCGCTGCCATAAGGCGGGCGAACCGTTCTTCTGCTGGTTCAATGCCACGCGCATGCACCTGCGCACGCACGTACGCAAGGCGCACCGCGGCCGCTACACCTACGGGGATAGCGAGTACATCGATGGCATGATCGAGCACGACGAGACCGTGGGCTCATTGCTGGATGCGCTGGATAAGCTGGGCATCGCCGACAACACACTGGTCTGCTACAGCACCGACAACGGCCCGCACATGAATACCTGGCCCGATGGCGCCATGACCTGGTTCCGTTCGGAAAAGAACACCAACTGGGAAGGTGCTTTCCGGGTCCCGTGCCTTGTCCGCTGGCCAGGCCACATCGCCGCCGGCTCCAGCACCAACGAACTCATGTCACATAACGACTGGGTACCCACCTTGTGCAGCATCGCGGGCGAACCGCAGATCGTGAGCAAGCTCAAGGACGGCTACACCGCCAATGGCAAAGGCTACAAGGTGCACCTCGATGGCTTCGACCAGTCGGCATTCCTCACCTCGGTAAAGGGAACCGCCACGAAGAACAATGGCGTGCATAGCGCACGCACGGAGTTCATGTACACCGACGACGATGGCACCCTCGTCGCCATGCGCCAGGGCGAATACAAATACGTGTTCGCCGAACAGCGCTGCCCGGGCACCATGCAGGTGTGGGCCGAGCCGTTCACCACGTTGCGGCTGCAGAAGATCTTCAACCTCATGCAGGATCCGTTCGAACGCGCGGACATCACCTCCAACACGTTCTGGGACTGGAATATCAACCACGTGGGCAGCGCCTACGGGATGATGCAGAAGGTGTTCGCCTTCACGGCGACGTTTAAGACCTTTCCGCCTCGCGCCTTCGCACCCAGCTTCAACCCCGCCAACGTGCTGGAAGGTGAACTGCACGGGATCAAGGCGCTGCGGGAGATCAAGGCCTACCGCGAGCGGCAGATTGTTGCGCCAGAGACGGCGGAGACGGGTGAGCCGCCATCGGTGGCGCGGGGGAAGAAGAAGTCGTAGCGGTCAGGGGGAGGGCGGTCACACGCGCTTGCGCCGCGCGAGCCACCAACCCATCGCCGCCCCCGCAAGCAGCCAGCCGAAGGCTTGTTCGATCAGGTAGCCAAACGTGAAAGCCGCCGGAAAGCGGTACCAGTTCCAGAACGGCACGCTGAGCGTCAACCACGTAAAAATACCAAAGCCCAGGCCGAACATCAGGCCGCGACTGAAATTGGGGCCCGCACGGACCAGCACGAGCACGATGATGAGCGCGGCCAGCGTATCGCTCAGCCACTGGTGGAACAGGTTGTGGCCCATAGCCATGGGGTTCCGACCCTGCGGCTGGTACACGATGAAGGCGTAGGGATTGGCTTCCGTCTTGGCGACGTACGCCTGGATGGCTTTATCGTCGTTACGCATCGCCATGTCGAAGTGCGGGATCACGTATATCCCGGCCTGTTGTGGCAGGGCCGTGCGCATCGTATCGAGCAGGCGGTTTTCATCCGCCGGTGCACGCATGGACATCTCGCCCAACGGCAGCACCATGTGCGCGAAGGCGCCCCAGAGAAACATGATCAGACCACCGATAATGGTCGCGACAGCTAGGCGCATGACGACTCTCCTGTGGCTGGTGGCCCGAGGGTACGTCGGCCAGCGCGGCATGGACATCGGCCATTTGGCGGGGGTGGCCAGCCCCGACGCCGGCACTCTGCGGGGAGCGCTTACTCCCCCCGCGCGGCAGCCCTGGCCGCCCGCAAGGCCGTCAGCTTCTCGCGCAGCTTCAGTTCCAACCCCCGATCGACCGGCTCGTAGAAGGTGGTTCCTGCGAGCGCATCAGGCAGGCACACCTGATCCAGGGCGACACCACCCTCGGCATCGTGGTCGTACTGGTAACCCGTGCCGTAGCCCAGGCCCTTCATCAGCTTGGTCGGCGCGTTGCGCAGGTGCATGGGCACCTCCAGCGTGCCCATCTCCTTCACCACGGCCCTGGCCTTGTTGTAAGCCATGTACGCCGCATTGCTCTTCGGCGCGATCGCCAGCCAGATCGCCAGCTGGGCCAGGCCGAGCTCACCCTCGGGGCTGCCAAGGCGCTCGTACGTGTCCCAGGCATCCAGTGCCATGCGCCACGCGCGCGGCTCGGCCAGGCCCACATCTTCCACGGCCATGCGCGTCATCCGTCGCGCAAGGTACAGCGGATCGCAACCGCCATCGAGCATGCGGGTGAGCCAGTAAACGGCCGCATCCGGGTCCGAGGAGCGCACGGATTTATGCAGGGCGGAGATCTGGTCGTAGAACTGCTCCCCACTCTTGTCGAAGCGCCGCGTGCGGTCTGCGAGCACCTGCTCCAACGTGGCATCGTCGATGCGGCCACCCTCGGCCAGCTCACTGGCGATTTCCAGCAGGGTGAGTGCGCGGCGCACATCGCCGTCGGCAGCGGAGGCGATCAACTTCAGTGTGGCATCATCCACCGCCAGCTGCAGCTCGCCGAGGCCCCGCTCGTTATCGTCGAGCGCGCGGCGCAGCGCAGCCACGATGTCGTCCGGGCTGACGGCATCCAGCACGTGCACGCGGCAGCGTGACAGCAGCGCCGAATTCAGTTCGAACGACGGGTTCTCGGTGGTCGCGCCGACGAAAATGATGACGCCGCGCTCGATATACGGAAGGAAGGCATCCTGCTGCGCCTTGTTGAAACGGTGCACCTCATCCACGAACAGCACGGTGCGGCGGCCCTGGGCAAAGTTACCCTCGGCCTCCGCCAGCGCCTTGCGCACATCCGGCAGGCCGCTCATCACGGCGGAAATCGCCCGGAAATCGGCATCGGCGTAACGCGCCACGAGCAAGGCGATGGTGGTCTTGCCGCAACCAGGCGGCCCCCACAGGATCATGGAGTGCACGCGGCCCGCCTCCAGCGCCCTGCGCAACGGCTTGCCTTCGCCTGCTACGCGCACCTGGCCCACGATTTCATCCAGGCTGCGCGGGCGCATGCGCTCGGCCAGGGGCTTCAGGGCTTCGGGTTCGGCGAACAGGCCGGGGGAGGAATAAGACGGCATGCCGCCATTATCGCGCGATTTGGCCAGGGGCGTTGTCTAGGGCGGGGGCTGTTTGCGTAGCAGCGTGGCAGCCATACCGGCGACGAGGGCCGCACCCAGCAGCAACACGATCCACAGCAGCGGCCGGGTCCAGTCGAACCGTGTAGCGGTGGCCAGCGCCTTTTCACCGGCCAGCGGCTGGGCGTCGCCCAGCGTGACGGGATCGGGGCGCCATGCGGGGCCGTTACGCGTACGCAAGGCCGCCATCGCATCCACCACCGGCCACGCGGCGCGGCGCGCCGACGCGCTACCCACCTGCAATCGGTACGGCGGCGTCCCCTCGGGCAGGAACACGAAGCGATCGGGGCGCCAGCCGACACTCAGGCTGGGCGCGCTACGCAGCGATGTCGCCGAATGCAGGCGAATGTGGTCGCGCCGCAGGGGCTGCACGTTGAGCGGCCGCTGGTCGTCCTGCCCCGGCGTCACCACGATGGTGCCGAGGTTATCGCCACTTACCGTGCCAGTAACGGAAATCACTTCCAGCCGCGCTACGCTGTCGCCCTGCCCCAGCGCCACGCGAATGCCACTCACCGGCAACGCTGCGGGCAGCGTGTAGTCGTAGCTCACGCCACCACCACTCGTATCCGTGCCGGTATTTGCAACCTCCAGCCACTGCCGCTTCGCTTCGTCGCGCGCGGCCGCATCGATCACACTGCCGGACAGCGTGACCTTGGCACCGGCTGCCCACGGGGCATCATCGCTGCTGGTACGAACACGGTAGTAGCGCGCAGCCCGGCCATCCAGCTTCACCACGCGGGCATCCACGGCACCGTCGCCATGGCCCAGGGTCACGATGGATGCATCGGCGGCGCGCGGCTGCCAATCCTGCAGGTTGCTGCTGGCATCGATATCCACGCTGAGCTTCACATCGCCCTGCGTTAGCGGAAATTCCAGGCGCTCGGCGGCGATCGCCGTGCGCGCATCGAACAACCACTCGTGCACGTGCCCCGAGGCGGGAGCGGCACCCGGCTCGATCAGGATGTCGCCATTCGTGCTGCGGCGGATGCTCGGCCCGGCGACGCCATCGCTGCCATTGGGTACCGGCAAGAGCGGTGCATCCAGGGTCATCGGGTGCGAGGTAGGTGCAGCCGGCTCGTAGCGGTCCATCGCCACTTCCCGGCCCTTGGCATCGACAACCACCACATCGGCCAGGCCCGCATCGGGCTGGGCCCAGCGGTAGGCGTCCTTCGGCAGTTCCACGAGGTAGGCGCTCGCCCCCGCCGGGACCTGGATAGGCCAGCCATACGCGAACTGGGGCTCATCGCCGGCGCGGGCGGGCGATAAGACGGCGCCGAGCGCCGCCACGTAAATCACGAACAAGCCAATACGTCCATCACGGCGCATGACTGGATTCCGGTGCATGTTCTGTTGCCTGCCTTGGCGGTGCGGGTGCGAGGTAACCGATGACCGTGCAAAGCAGGCCATAGGCAATAAACGAAGCGATACCGAAGAGGTTGCCGAGGTGCCCGCGATCGATCAGCAGCAGTTTGGCCAGCACGATGGCCATGCACGCGGCACCCGCCATCCATAGCAACCGCTGCCCCCGCTTCGACCCCAGCACCCACGCGACCACGCCTGTGACGCTCCACACCACCGTAAGCCACAATTCGGCCAAACTGGAGGCAGGCATGTGCTCATCCCAGGGCACGCCGCCCAGGTGATGCACGGCGCGCAGGGTCATGCTGGTGGCGATGATGAAGAAGGCTACGGCGAGAACGGCCGGGCGAATGCTGCGCAGACCCGGTGGCGTTTCGGCATCCCACAGCGCCCGGGCCAACAGACCGAACACGGCGATGAGCACGAGCTCCACAGGATTGAGTAGCGGAATGAACGGCAGCGGCGCCGGGTTACCGGCGACGGTGAGCGCGAAGGCGCCGATCAGCAGGCTCAGGGCCAGCCCACCGATACCCACCACGCGCCGTATGCCCTGCGCATGCATCGAAAGCGGCGGGGTGATGGCGCGCGGCCACCACAAGGCCAGCTTGGTGACCAACAACGTGGGCGCGGCGTAGGCAAGTAACTGCCAGCCATCGCCGATGGCCGGTCGGAAACCCAGCGCCACCTGCGTCGCGGCGAACACCCATGCCAGCCAGCGAGCCCACCACAGCGATTGCGCCGTGATCGCCGCGAGCGCATGCGTGGCGACAGCCCGCAGCGAGAACCAGCCAGTGACCGCCGCAACCACCACCGCCGCCAGCGGCCAGCCGCCGAACACCTGGATGCCGTACGTGTTGGCGTAAGGGCCCATGGCCGCAGTGACAGCCAGGCTGAGCGGCACGGACCACGCCAGCATCAGCCCCAGATCCAGCTTGCGTACGCGTGCGATGCCGATCGCCAGGCCAAGCCCCGTCACGGCGAGCAACGCCATCCATGCAGCCCAGCGTGCGGCATCCAGCTGCACGAAGATATCGATCTCAGCGCTGAAGCCGAGCAGCCACCAAGCCACACTCCACAGCAGCAGCCACACGCGCACCAGGCTACCGATACCTTTGGAAGTACTGTGCCGGTCGTACTGCCACAGGCAGGCCACGCCACCCGCGGTCATGAGCATGGCGCTCAGGAAATAGGCGTTGAGGAACGGCGTCTTCAGGTAGTGCGTATTGAACAGATCGGCAAAGCCCCAGGAAAACGCGGCAAACACCTGCAGGGAAAGACCCATCCAGCGCGGCAGGCGGCGTTGCTGGCGGAAGCCGAGCCACACGAGCCCCGCGCCTTCGAGCGCGAAAATGCACGCCGTCACACTGGCACTGAGCGCAAGTGGCACCGCAATCGTCGCAAACGCCACGGCGAGCACTGCCCAAGTCTCGCGCAGCACACGCATGTCCTCGCGCTGACGAATGGCAAAGGCGATGGCCACGTACAACGCGGCGGCCACGAGCGCCGACATCGCCAGCGGCATCGGGTGCCAATCCAGCAGCGCGCCTTGCAACAACAAGCTGATGATGGGCGTGCCGAACATCAGGCTGCCATCGAGGATGGCGCGATCATGGCGCGGCGAACGCAGCACGTGCAGCCATGGCACCGCCACGTACAGGAGGAAGAACAGGATGAGGAACGGTTCGGTGCTGTTGAACAGCTCGGGCCGGTAGCCCAGCACACCCCAGGCGGTGCCGACACCAAACGTCCCGACAAAGCCAAGCACATTGAGGATGCGCCAGGCCTTCTTCCAGGCGATGCCGAAGATGCCCAGGTTCAGCACGGCGTAGTACGAGAACAACGCCACGTGGTTGCCCTGCCCGCTCGACGCAATGATCGGCGCGGCAAAACCGGCGATCAGCCCGAGTACGGCCAGCGCCAGCGAATCCTGCAGCACCGCCAGGATGCCCATGCAGCCCACGAACACCACCAGCAACACGAACGTCGGCAGCGGATCGAGCAAGCCGTACAGGCGATACGCGGCGAACACCGTCATCACCAGCACGCCCAGCGCACCGCCCTGCAGCGAAAGAGCGAACGAGCGACGCGCATCGCGCTGCATCCAGCCGAAGACCACGCCCGCGATGGCGGCCAGCGCCACGATGCTCAGGCGAACCGAGATCGGGACATGCAGCAGGCCCTGGTCGGCGGCGTACTTCAGGAACGCCGCCACACCGGCGAACAGCACCAGCATGCCCACCTTCACCGGCACGTTGCCTTCGGTGAACCAGCGCTTGGCCGTATCGATCAAGCGTTCGATCGCCGAGGGACCAGCCGGTGCGGCGGGTGCCGCGCCCGGCGGCCGGGAGAACGCATCGGCGGTCGACGTCGCGGATGCGGACGCCGATGCGGACGACGCAGCAGCGCGGGCAGCGGCTGGCATGGGCGGCGGAATGGCGGGCGACAGGGTAGCCGGCGAACCCGACGGAACGGTATCCGCAGACTGAGCCGGGGATGCCGCTGACGCTTGGCCAGGCCTTGCAAAAGGCCGCCCCATCTCGGCTGGCGACACGCCTTCGGGCAGATCTTCAGGCCAAAGTGCAGGCGCAGGGACAGGGGTAGCCGACGACACGGGAACGGTCGGCCGAGCCGACGCACCGCCTACCTGCGCGCGCAGCTCATCGAGCTCACGCCGGGTCTGCGATAAACGCGCCCATAAAAGGCCAATGGCAAAACCGGCAGCGGCACCGGCAAATCCCTGGCCGATGACCCCACCCAACACCGCGCCCACGATCGCCCAAACGACGTACATGCCCTCGCCTACCCCCAACAGTCCTCTGTCGTGGGTAAAGCATGGCAGAAATCATGACGGTTTCGATAACGCCGCTGTTAAGCCGCCGGTGCGCGACGGTTAATGGACGGGCTGGGTCTGCAGGACGGGGGCGTCGCCGATCACATCCGCGCCCTTGGGCGGCACGAAGTTGAAGGTTTCGGCGGGGATAGCCGTGTTCTTCTGCCAACCGGTGAACAGGATGCGGGTGGTGTTGCCCAGCTGGTCCTTGAACTCCATGCGGGCCAGGCCCGTGGCGTCGAACCCCAGGTCAGCGTAATCGAATGCCGGGTCCTTCGCCGTGGAAGCAAGGCGCAGCCACTGCATGCCATCGTGCTCGCCCTGCTCGGTGACCTTGAAGAAGCCCTTGTCGAGCTGCGACAGATCTGTAAGCACCGTGAGCGGGCTCTGCGCTTCTTCGGTGCTTTGCTTGCGCACCGTCACCTGCTCCAGGTCCGGATCGTAAAGCCAGACGCGGCTGCCATCGGCCACGATGGTCTGCTTCGACGGCGCCAGCACCTCCCAACGGAACTGGCGCGGCGCTTCAAGGGCCACGGTTCCCGTAGTGGTCTTGCCCGGACCGCCATTCACGTCAAACAGCGTCTGGCTGAAACGGCCAGTCAGCGAGTGCAAGCCCTTCGCGAAGGCATCCAGGCGCTCGCGCGCGGGACCGGCGGCGAAGGCAGGCAGGCTGAGCAGCGAAAGCGTGGCGGCAAGCAGGAGACGTTTCATGGGGTGGGATCCTGAGGGTGCAGGCGTGTGACGAGGGGTGGCGCGTGACTGCGGGTGAGGCTACATCGCTGACGCTTAACGCTTGGCGTTTTACCGATCTGTCTCGAACAGCGACTTGAGCATATCGATGGCCTCGGTCGGCGAGATCTCGCCGGCCTCCATCTTTTCGCTGATTTCGGCGATGGCCGCGCCATCGCGGTGCCAGTACGGCGCGTTGCGGGTGGCGACGTGGGCCGGACGGGCTTCCTGGCCCAGCACCACGATTTCGGCCAGCTCGCCCTGCTCGGCGAAAATGACTTCCAGGGCGTCGTCCACCTCGGCCGTATGCCCGGCGGGGTATTCGCGCACGATGGTGCACACGGCGCCATCGGCCGCGCGCAGTTCCAGGCCGGGAATCGACGGGTTCAATTCGAACACCGTCTCGACCTCATCCAGCACCTCGCGGGTGGGTGCCAGGTCGCCAGTGACAAGCAGGCTCCAGGGGCGCTGGCGCAGCGCACCCGGCTTCAGGGCGTTCATCAGGGTTAATCCTTCGGGGGCGGCGGTGCCAGCACTTCGCGGTTGCCGTTGTGCTGCGGGGCGCTGACGATGCCATCCTGTTCCATCTGCTCCACCAGGCGCGCGGCACGGTTGTAGCCGATGCGCAGGTGGCGCTGGACGCCGGAGATGGAAGCGCGGCGCGTCTCGGTCACCACGCGCACGGCGCGGTCGTACAGCGCGTTATCGCTGTCGCCATCGCCGTCGGCTTCCTGCGGCAGGCCGGCATCGTTGATGATCTTGCCGTCGGCCGTGCTCTGCACTTCCTCGAGCACGCCTTCGATGTAATTGGGCGCGCCCTGCGCACGCAGCCACTCGACCACGTTATGCACCTCGTGGTCATCCACGAAGGCGCCGTGCACACGCTCGGGCTGGGCCGTACCAGGCGGCAGGTACAGCATGTCACCGTGGCCCAGCAGCGCCTCGGCGCCACTCTGGTCAAGGATGGTGCGCGAGTCGATCTTGGACGACACCTGGAAGGCGATACGCGTGGGGATGTTCGCCTTGATCAAGCCGGTGATGACATCCACCGACGGACGCTGCGTGGCAAGGATAAGGTGCACGCCAGCCGCGCGCGCTTTCTGCGCCAGGCGGGCGATGAGTTCTTCGACCTTCTTGCCGACGATCATCATCATGTCGGCGAATTCGTCGATGATGATGACGATATGCGGCAGCGGCTCGAGCGGCTGTGGCCCCACGGAAGGCATGTCGGGGTTGGCGCGGAACAGCGGATCCAGCAGCGGCTGGCCCGACGATTCCGCGTCCTTCACCTTCTTGTTGAAGCCGCCGAGGTTACGCACGCCCACCGCGGCCATGAGCTTGTAGCGGCGCTCCATCTCGGCCACGCACCAGCGCAGCGCGTTGGCGGCTTCCTTCATATCGGTGACGACCGGCGCCAGCAGGTGCGGGATGCCCTCGTACACCGAGAGTTCCAGCATCTTCGGATCGATCATGATCATGCGCACGTCCTTCGCGCTGCTCTTGTAGAGCAGGCTGAGGACCATGGCATTCACCGCCACCGACTTACCCGAACCGGTGGTGCCGGCCACGAGCAGGTGGGGCATCTTGGCCAGATCGGCCACGACGGCCTTGCCACCAATATCCTTGCCCAGGGCCAGCGCCAGCGGCGACTTCACCTGGTCGTAGCGCTCGGATTTGAGGATCTCCGAGAGGTACACGATCTGCTTCTTGGTGTTGGGGATTTCCAGGCCGATCACGTTCTTGCCGGGAATCACATCCACCACGCGCACGCTGACCACGGAAAGGCCGCGCGCGATGTCCTTGTCGAGGCTGGACACCTGGCTACCACGCACGCCGGCGGCCGGTTCCAGTTCGAAACGGGTAATGACGGGGCCTGGGTACACGCCGGCCACGCGGGCTTCCACGCGGAAATCGCGCAGCTTCAGCTCCACCTGGCGCGAGAGCACCTCGAGCGTTTCTTCCGAATAGCCCGGACCTTGCGGCGGGGCTTCATCGAGCAGCGACAGCGGCGGTACTTCGCCATCCATCGAGGCGCCGGTGAACAGCGGAATCTGGTTTTCGCGGACGGCGCGATCGCTCTTCACCACCATGGGGGTGGGCGTCTCGATGCGCACGGGCTCGCGCTTCGCCTGCTTCACCGCCTCGGCTTTCTTTACCACCTCGCGCTCGGCGCGGGCGGAGCGGGCGGCCATCACCTCGGGGGCCTGGCGCACCTTGCCGCCGAACCAGCCGCCCATCTTCATGACCAGCTCGCCGGTGGCATCCATCAGCTTGAACCACGACAGGCCGGTGGCCAGCGTGATCGCGATAAGGCACACCGCCAGCAGGAGCAGCGGCGCGCCCTTGTCGCCAAACGCATTGTGCAGCCCGTGGCCCACCCACTTGCCCACGATGCCACCCGGGCCTTCCGGCAACACGGGCGAATCGACGTTCAGGTAGATGAGGGCCGGGGCCGTGATGAAAAAGAACACGAAGCCGATCAGCCGCAGGGAAGGCTCCCAGGGCTGGACGTTGCGCTCGCCACGGTGGCGAATGACCTGGATGCCCAGGGCAAGCAGGAGCAGCGGGAAGAAGTAGGAAACGAGGCCGAAAATGTACCGGAGCAGGTTGGCGATGTTCGCGCCCACCGCGCCACCGAAATTGGTGGCGTGCTCGGCCACGCCCATGTGGCCCCAGCTGGGATCCTGGTCGTTGTAGCTGAGCAGGCATACCAGCAGGTACAGGGCGAGCGGGAGCAACAGCAGTGCTCCCGCCTCACGGAGCCGGCGCTTGAGCTCATCGCTCAAGCCCGGCCTTTCGACCTTGGGCTGGGCCCGGGCCTGTTTCTTAACTACCTTCGCGCTGCGCGCCACTTAGCAAACCACTCCGGCTTCGGTCCGGGGCATCATGCCATGCCCTGAAGCGCCGGGTGCACCAGCTTGCCGCCTTCGATATTGATACCGGCGGCCAGCGGGGCGTAGTCGCGCCACTCGTTACCGGCGGCCAGGCGCTGCACGTACGGCAGGATGGCGGCCGAGATGGCGGTGGACGAGGTCTGCGGCACGGCGCCCGGCATGTTGGTCACGCAGAAGTGCGTGATGCCGTGCACGTCGTAGGTCGGCTCCTTCCAGGTGGTCGGGCGCGAGGTTTCGAAGCAGCCGCCCTGGTCGATCGAGATATCGACGAGGACCGAGCCCTTCTCCATGGTCTTGACCATGGCTTCGGTCACGACGCGCGGGGCCTTGGCGGACGGGATCAGCACGGCGCCGACGACGATATCGGCATTGCGCACTTCTTCGGCCACCGACGACTCGTAGGCGTACAGGGCGGTGACGTTGGGGCCCAGGGCCATCATTTCGGCCATGCGGTCCGGGCGCTTGTCGAACACCACCACGTTGGCACCGGCCTGGGCGGCCAGGGCAGCGGCGTTACCACCGGCGGCGCCGGCGCCCAGCACCACGACCTTGCCGCGCGGCGTGGAAGCCATGCCGCCCAACAGCTTGCCCTTGCCACCGTTCGGCTGGTGCAGGAGCGTGGTGCCGATCTGGGTGGCGATGCGGCCGGCGATGACCGACATGGGCAGCAGGAGCGGCAGCGCGCCGTCCTCGTCCACCGACTCGAAGGCGACGCCGGTCAGGCCGATATCCAGCAGGCTCCTGGTGAGCGCCGGCTCGGCGGCCAGGTGCAGGTAGCAGAACAGCAGGTGGTGCTTCTTGAGCAGCTTGAGATCGCCCTCGATCGGCTCCTTGACCTTGACGATCAGCTCGCC
Above is a genomic segment from Luteibacter aegosomatissinici containing:
- a CDS encoding alanine dehydrogenase, with protein sequence MRIGIPSETKTLEGRVALIPAAAADLVRRGHEVFIQSGAGTKSGYADSDYSALGVTVVPDAAAVYEKGELIVKVKEPIEGDLKLLKKHHLLFCYLHLAAEPALTRSLLDIGLTGVAFESVDEDGALPLLLPMSVIAGRIATQIGTTLLHQPNGGKGKLLGGMASTPRGKVVVLGAGAAGGNAAALAAQAGANVVVFDKRPDRMAEMMALGPNVTALYAYESSVAEEVRNADIVVGAVLIPSAKAPRVVTEAMVKTMEKGSVLVDISIDQGGCFETSRPTTWKEPTYDVHGITHFCVTNMPGAVPQTSSTAISAAILPYVQRLAAGNEWRDYAPLAAGINIEGGKLVHPALQGMA